One genomic window of Ilyobacter polytropus DSM 2926 includes the following:
- a CDS encoding acetate uptake transporter, producing the protein MYQLLKKIVSPGRIFMSHDASQGNPAVVGLAGFGLTTMLLQFHNVGWMGLGPVVASGLIFGGLAQMIAGFQEFKCGNNFGYSAFVSFGSFWISLGIMFLLNHFGIYKASHTDVGFFLIAWTMYTAIMTIPAMKIHAAMGTTFILLLVGFILLDLAHFGYPALTKVAGYELMACALGAWYMMAGAIYAQIFGKPVLPMGKPLI; encoded by the coding sequence TTGTATCAGTTACTAAAAAAAATAGTATCACCAGGGAGGATATTTATGTCACACGATGCATCACAAGGAAACCCGGCAGTTGTTGGGTTGGCAGGATTTGGTCTCACGACTATGCTGCTTCAGTTTCACAATGTAGGATGGATGGGATTAGGTCCTGTAGTAGCTTCAGGACTAATCTTCGGAGGTTTAGCTCAGATGATTGCAGGTTTCCAAGAATTCAAATGTGGTAACAACTTCGGTTACAGTGCTTTTGTTTCTTTCGGTAGTTTCTGGATCTCTTTAGGTATTATGTTCCTTTTAAATCATTTTGGTATCTACAAAGCCAGCCATACTGATGTAGGATTTTTCCTAATTGCCTGGACTATGTATACAGCTATCATGACTATTCCGGCTATGAAAATTCACGCTGCGATGGGAACTACTTTTATCCTTCTACTAGTAGGATTTATACTTCTTGATCTTGCACACTTCGGTTACCCGGCATTGACTAAGGTCGCTGGTTACGAACTAATGGCTTGTGCACTTGGAGCTTGGTATATGATGGCCGGAGCTATTTATGCTCAGATTTTTGGAAAACCAGTTTTACCAATGGGAAAACCTTTAATTTAA
- the metA gene encoding homoserine O-acetyltransferase MetA, with product MPIVIPKKLPAFDTLKGENIFVMNKSRAFSQDIRPLKIVILNLMPNKIVTETQLLRLLGNTPLQIEITLLKTRTYASKNTSQDHLTSFYKTFEDIKNHTFDGLIITGAPIEHLQFEDVDYWEELKEVMEFSKSNVTSTMHICWGSQAGLYYHYGIPKFPTDKKIFGIFKHKIFNLKTKITRGFDDEFLVPHSRHTTVMRGDIENVPELEILAESEDAGICLVATRDRKHIFISGHLEYEKDTLKSEYFRDLDKGRSIDIPKNYFKDDNPENDPVVTWRAHAHLLFSNWLNYCVYQETPYILK from the coding sequence ATGCCTATAGTGATTCCTAAAAAACTACCTGCCTTCGATACTCTCAAAGGTGAAAATATATTTGTGATGAATAAATCAAGAGCTTTTAGTCAGGATATAAGGCCACTGAAAATAGTCATTCTTAACCTTATGCCAAATAAAATAGTGACTGAGACCCAGCTTCTTCGCCTTTTAGGGAATACACCTCTACAAATAGAGATAACACTCTTAAAAACGAGAACTTATGCCTCTAAAAACACGAGTCAGGATCACCTTACTAGCTTTTACAAGACTTTTGAAGATATTAAAAATCACACCTTTGACGGTCTTATTATAACTGGTGCTCCAATTGAACACCTTCAGTTTGAAGATGTTGACTACTGGGAAGAGCTAAAAGAAGTTATGGAGTTTTCAAAATCCAATGTCACATCTACTATGCATATATGTTGGGGTTCTCAAGCTGGACTTTATTATCATTATGGAATACCAAAATTTCCAACAGACAAAAAAATATTTGGAATTTTCAAACATAAAATCTTTAATCTAAAAACTAAAATCACCAGAGGCTTTGACGACGAATTTCTCGTACCACATTCTAGACATACTACTGTTATGAGAGGTGATATCGAGAATGTTCCTGAACTGGAAATCTTGGCTGAGTCAGAAGATGCAGGCATCTGTCTTGTGGCAACTAGAGACAGAAAGCATATTTTCATCAGTGGGCATCTAGAGTATGAAAAGGATACCCTAAAAAGTGAGTATTTTAGAGATTTAGACAAGGGTCGTTCAATTGATATTCCTAAAAATTATTTTAAAGATGATAATCCTGAAAATGATCCTGTAGTTACCTGGAGAGCTCATGCTCACCTTCTTTTTTCAAACTGGCTCAATTACTGTGTTTATCAGGAGACCCCTTATATTTTAAAATAA